A window of Methylocaldum szegediense genomic DNA:
GCGGCGGTTTCGCGATGCCTATCCGCGAAAACAAGGCGCAGGAAATCTACATCGTCATGTCCGGCGAAATGATGGCCATGTACGCGGCCAATAACATCTCCAAAGGCATTCTGAAATACGCCAACTCGGGCGGTGTGCGCCTCGGCGGCCTGGTCTGCAACGAGCGTCAGACCGACAAGGAGCTGGAATTGGCGGAATCATTGGCCGCACGGCTCGGCACTCAGCTGATCCACTTCGTGCCGCGCGACAACATCGTGCAGCACGCGGAGCTCCGCCGGATGACAGTGATCGAATACGCCCCGGACTCGAAGCAGGCCAATGAGTACCGTCAATTGGCCAACAAGATTCACAACAATGTCGGCAAGGGCGTCATTCCGACGCCGATCACCATGGACGAACTCGAGGATCTTCTGATGGCCCACGGCATCATGAAGCAGATCGACGAATCGCAGGTGGGCAAGACCGCGGCCGAACTCGCCGCTTGAGGAAAGAGGAGGCGCTCGAATCCGACTTTTATGCCATTCGGCATTCGAACGAACATCACTAGGGTGTGTTAGCCCTTCGACGGGCTCAGGACAGGCCCTTCGACGGGCTCAGGACAGGCTCTGCGTAACCCACCGATTCGAGGTGCTCGGTGGGTCACAGCCTGGCGGCCTAACCCACTCTACTTGGACTCTAGCCGAGCGATACGCGTGCGTAGCTCGGCCTACCTGTTCAGCCGGGTCCCGTGGCCGTTCACGATGATGAGGCGGAGCCGCCTCGACGCTCGCCATGATGGGCCGCCCGGTAACTTGGTTAAATCCGCCATTCACTAAAAGGACCATTGCCATGCCACAAAACTCCGAACACGTGATCGACCATTTCAACCTATTCCGCCAACCCGAATACACCGAGATGTTCGAGAACAAGAAGCGGGAATTCGAATTCATGGAACCCGAAGATAAGGTCGCAGCAACTAGGGAATGGATGAAAACCGAGGAATATCGCGACAAAAATTTCGCGCGCGAAGCCCTGGTCATCAATCCGTCCAAGGCCTGCCAGCCGCTGGGGGCTGTATTCGCCGCCCTCGGCTTCGAGGGCACCCTGCCCTTCGTCCACGGTTCCCAGGGCTGCGTGGCCTATTACCGCAGCCACTTGAGCCGCCACTTCAAAGAACCGGCGCCCTGCGTGTCGTCGTCCATGACCGAGGACGCCGCGGTATTCGGGGGCCTGGGCAATATGATCGACGGCCTGGCCAATGCCTACAACTTGTACAAGCCCAAGATGATCGCCGTGTCCACCACGTGCATGGCCGAGGTGATCGGCGACGATCTCAATGCCTTCATCAAGACGGCCAAGGAAAGAGGCAGCGTGCCGCCGGATTTCGAAGTGCCGTTCGCACACACGCCGGCTTTCGTCGGCAGCCACATCACCGGCTACGACAATATGATGCGCGGCATTCTTCAACACTTCTGGGACGGCAAGGCCGGTACCGAGGAGCCCTTGGCGCGCAAACCCAAGGACTCGATCAATGTCATCGGCGGCTTCGACGGCTTCTCCGTGGGCAACCTTCGGGAAATCCGGCGCATGCTCGAGCTCATGGAGGTCGACTTCACTATCCTCGGGGACAACAGCGACGTCCTGGATACCCCGACCGACGGCGAATACCGCATGTTCGACGGCGG
This region includes:
- the nifH gene encoding nitrogenase iron protein, yielding MSDLRQIAFYGKGGIGKSTISQNTLAALAEMGQRILIVGCDPKADSTRLILHTKAQDTILSLAASAGSVEDLELEDVMKVGYRDIRCVESGGPEPGVGCAGRGVITSINFLEEEGAYNDVDYVSYDVLGDVVCGGFAMPIRENKAQEIYIVMSGEMMAMYAANNISKGILKYANSGGVRLGGLVCNERQTDKELELAESLAARLGTQLIHFVPRDNIVQHAELRRMTVIEYAPDSKQANEYRQLANKIHNNVGKGVIPTPITMDELEDLLMAHGIMKQIDESQVGKTAAELAA
- the nifK gene encoding nitrogenase molybdenum-iron protein subunit beta, producing the protein MPQNSEHVIDHFNLFRQPEYTEMFENKKREFEFMEPEDKVAATREWMKTEEYRDKNFAREALVINPSKACQPLGAVFAALGFEGTLPFVHGSQGCVAYYRSHLSRHFKEPAPCVSSSMTEDAAVFGGLGNMIDGLANAYNLYKPKMIAVSTTCMAEVIGDDLNAFIKTAKERGSVPPDFEVPFAHTPAFVGSHITGYDNMMRGILQHFWDGKAGTEEPLARKPKDSINVIGGFDGFSVGNLREIRRMLELMEVDFTILGDNSDVLDTPTDGEYRMFDGGTTQEQTANALHAKATISMQEFCTEKTLPFIAEHGQEVIALNHPVGVGATDGFLMAVSRITGKPIPKALERERGQLVDAIADSSAHIHGKSFAIYGDPDLCLGLAGFLLELGAEPKHILSTNGSKAWAEKVETMLSYSPFGQNCHVYPGRDLWHMRSLLFTDPVDFLIGNTYGKYLERDTGTPLIRIGFPVFDRHHHHRYPVWGYQGALNVLVWILDKIFDDMDRNTIVPSKTDYSFDIIR